In the bacterium SCSIO 12741 genome, GTGAATTTCTTGAATGAGAGGTTTGTTACCTAGTACATCCAAATAGAGTTTCCATTCCTGCAGAACGGTATCGATATAGGGTGTTTCTACCCCATGGTTTTTGGTAATTCGTTTGTGGCAGCCGCAAAAGGTGCAAAGGCTTTCACAAAAGGGAAGATGGATGTAGAGGCTAATTCCTTGGTCCTGACTTTCCTCAAATGACTTTTTTACCGTAGAAATCCAGTCTTGAGGATCAATTCCCGCCTCGTTCCAATAAGGAACTGTAGGATAACTGGTGTAACGAGGTCCAGGAACGTTGTATTTGCGAATAAGAGCTTTGTCCATAAATCAGTGGCATTCCGGGGCTTCTGTTTGCGCATTGGGTTGGCTCTTTGGACTGAGGTAGGGAATTCCCAGGTTAGATCCTCTCAGTATTAGCAATAGCCCCATACCGATGGCAATAATCGGAAGAAATTTACGAATACGAGCCCGCAGAGGAGAGGTTAGTTTAGACACCACTAACGGGAGTGAAAACATAACGGGTAAGGTTCCAGCTCCGAACAAGGCCATGAACAAGGCTCCTTGCTGCCAGCTGGAGGCTGCCAAGGCACCAGCGAGCGCAATGTAAACCATTCCACAAGGCAAAAGACCGTTGAGCAGGCCGATCATAAACAGGGAGGAATAGGACGATTTCCTGAAGTGCTTTCCAAACTCGGTTTTCAGGTTTTGGGTCCATCGATAAATTCCGCCCCCTACGATTTGTTCTTTCTGAAGTAATCCCGGGAGCAGCGCAAAAAGGATGATGAGAGCGCCCAGTACGATGGAAAATGTTTGTTGTAATCCGAAGAAATGTAAGCCTTCGCCAAACAGACCTAAAACAGCACCCAGAGCTGCATAAGTGAGAATCCGGCCACTGTTGTAGGCCAATACTCCCAACGTTCGGGTGAAGAAGTTGCTTCGGTTTAATGGAAGAGCTAAGGCAATAGGACCACACATCCCCAAGCAGTGCAAGTTGCTGAGTAATCCTATTGCTATGGCTCCGCCCAGATAGATCATATCAGGGTATATAAATGTCCTTTTCCAAGAAGTAGGGGACCTCTTGATGAGTCCATTCTACTTTTACGGTATATCTACCGCTGGAAAAGGCCGTACGGTCAAACGTCTGACGCTGATTGTTCAATTTCAAATCAAAAAGGCGATCCATGGAGGCATCATCTGCTCGATAAAACTGAACTTTTCCCTGTATATCCCCAGAGGTAATGGCGGCAGGCATTTCAAGAGAAACCTCCTGTGCGGTTGCCTTCACCTTCCATTGATCCTGGTAGGGATTACTGTTTTTTTTCTGATCGATACGATTCTGATATTCAATCTCTTGCTGGTAGTAATCTTCAGCATACAAATCAGTGCTTACACTGCTAATGCTGATTACCAAATAAAGAATGAAACACATGAAAGCTACTATGGCAATGGTAATGCCTGTTCCCCAGTTAAGCTTCATAGTGATGGTCCTAAAAATGTTGTTTCTACTTCTTCGATCAATTCACCATTGCCATAGATACCGAGTGTAATTGGGGTTTTGCTTCCCGTAAAATCGCTCTGACGAGCAATGATGATGAATTTCCCTTTTACTTCCGCCTGAGCGTGAAGGAATAAAGGATCACCAACAGGTTGCAATTCTCCAATTCCATCGATAATTTTTATCTCAATGGGCATGTCGTCGTTTGTTTTGTTTACTAAGGTAACATCGTACACGTTACTGTAAACTCCTTTTTCAACCTTGTTGTACAAACTTCCACGAGTTCGCAAAATGGTTGTTTCAAAATCAGAACGACCTACAATCAAGAAACCAAGTAAGCCCAACAATGCGAATAGAACCGCAATGTAAGCCTTCATTCTTAACGTTAATTTCCAAGGTGCTTTGTCCTTAATTCCATCTTCAGATGCATAACGAATAAGGCCTTTTTCGAGACCCACGCTTTCCATCATGTGGTCACAGGCATCCATACAGGCTGTACAGTTGATACATTCCAACTGGGTTCCATTTCGGATATCGATACCAGTAGGGCAGACGTGTACACATTGCTTACAATCGATGCAATCTCCTTTGCCCAATTCCTGGCGGTCTTCGTTTTTACGAAATCTTGCCCGGTTTTCTCCACGTGCATAGTCGTAGGCTACCACCAGGGACTTGCTATCTAATAGCACTCCTTGCAGACGTCCATAGGGACACACTACGGTACAAACCTGCTCTCTCATTTTGGAGAATACCAGGTAAAATACAGTGGTGAAGATGACAATACTGATCAAGCCCGTTATATGCTCCATCGGATTGTCGGTAACGATGTGGAAGAGCTCTACATTTCCAATAATGTAAGCCAAAAAGGTATTGGCAATCAAGAAGGAAATCGTCCAGAAAATGACGTGTTTAATCGTCTTTTTACGGATTTTTTCTGCATTCCAAGGCGCCTTTTTCAGTTTCTTTTGCTGTTTCCAGTCGCCTTCAATCCAATACTCGATCCGCCGGAAAACCATTTCCATAAAAATGGTTTGGGGACAGATCCATCCACAGAACAATCGGCCAAATACCACAGTAAATAGTGCGATAAAGATGACCATTGCGATCATGGCCAGGGCAAACAAGTGTAAGTCCTGTGGCCAGAAGATTTGCCCGAAGATGATAAACTTTCTTTCGAGCACGTTAAACATCAGGACGGGTTCCCCGCCGATGCGTAGAAAAGGTCCGGAAAATAACAAGAGCAGCAGCAGGTAGCTGAGTAGTTTTCTCTTGTCGTAGTATTTTCCGAAAGGTTTTTTAGGGAATATCCAAATCCGTTTACCCTGCTCGTCAACGGTTGCTATGGAATCCCTAAAGGATTTTTGTTCCTCCATTAAAGTGATGTTATTCCTCAACCTGAGCAGTGGCGGTACTATCCGCCGCTGCTACAGGAGTTTCTTCAGCTTGTGTGCTGTCCACTGGGGCAGCTGGAGCTTCCTCTACCGGAGCCACCAAATCACCTTGCGGATCTTTCCCTTCTGGTGGTGCTACGTATTCTAGAGACATTACGTAAGATGCTACCTGTTGCATCTGTATTGGGTTAAGCTCATCCTGCCAACTCTTCATACCGTTTTGTGCACCATACTTGATAGTGGCAAAAACGTCGTTGATCGTACCTCCGTGAATCCAGTAATCATCTGTCAAGTTAGGACCAATGTTTCCTTGTCCTTTGTCTAAGTGACAGGTTTTACAATATTGCTGGAACAGGCTTTCACCGCTAGCCAGAGCTCCTGCATCACTGAGGTAAGTAACTGTATTCTCATCTACACTCATTGCTTGAGATTCGAGGTAGGCTGCTTTTTCAATTTCTGCTTTAAGGCTGTCTTTGGTGTATTCTACGTGTTGAAGATCACCCCATCCTACCACGTGATAGTTGAATAGGTAGATCACTGCGAATACGATAGACAAATAGAATCCGTACTTCCACCAAGGCGGCAAGTTGTTGTCCAACTCCTGGATACCGTCGTAGTCGTGATCCATAAGAATAGAACCTTCTTCTTCCATAGAAACACGGTCGGTAAGCACTTTAGACCAGCGCTCGGAAGCCTCCTTAGATTCTTTGGCCAATTCTTCCTCAGTTTTGTCTACGTTGATCAGAGAGTTCAACATATTCCTCAAATAGTAGAGGAAATAGAGCAAAATCAAGTTGATGATAAAGGCGGCCAGAATCATCTCATTTGTTGGTACAAAACCAGTAGCTTCGGCGGTTGCTTCAGCAGCTGGTGACATAGCCAATCCGAATGTGGGAAGAGATAGCCCAATCAAAAGCAGTAACGCATTTAGGTTACTATTTGATTGGCGGTTAGACCGTTCTAACTTTTTCTTAAAGGCATCGCTTCGTAGCAATCCTTTGATAGCTGATCCGGTCAATACAATTAGGAACAATAGCAGGGCTGCCATTGCTACCAGAGTCCAAAATATCCATTGCTTTTCCATGATAATCTGCTTGTTTCTTTATTAGTCGTTTAATGGATAATCGCTTATCTCTTTAATTTTTTCCTTATTCGCTACCATCACCCAAACCAGAAGTCCGGTAAAAAACAAAACGAATATGCTCATCGATATCAAGGGAAAGATTTCAATCCCTTCGATTCCTGTCATGTGATGTTTGATAAATTTTAGCATGATCGTTCTTTTTTAGTTATTGCTGTTTTCAGAAATCTGTTCGTTCAACGGATCATTCGTGGTATTGTGAATGTCAGATCCAAGGCGTTGTAAGTAGGCGATCAAGGCAACAATTTCTTTGTTTTTCAGATTCTCAACCTGATCAGAAGTACCATCACCACCCATCTTAGTTTTTACGATGTCCTCAGCGATTTTGGAAGCCTGAGCATCCATGTGACCCTGAACCTTTTCTTCAAACCCTTCTGGGTAAGGAACTCCTAAAGTTCTCATGGCTCCGATCTTGTCTTCCGTCATGGAACGGTCGAGATCATCTTCCTTCAAGAACTCGTAGGCTGGCATGATAGAACCTGGAGATACGCTCTCTGGATCAATCATGTGATCATAGTGCCAGGAGTTACTCTTGTTTTGTTTTAGGTTACCAACCCCTTCACGGTGCAAGTCTGGTCCGGTACGTTTAGAACCCCACTGGAATGGGTGATCGTAAACAAATTCACCAGCTTTAGAGTATTCACCGTAACGCTTGGTTTCGAAACGTAGAGGGCGTACCATTTGAGAGTGACAGTTGTAACATCCTTCACGGATATAGATATCGCGACCTTCAAGTTCCAGCGGAGTGTAAGGTTTTACACTTGCGATGGTAGGTACATTAGAGCTGATCAAGAAGGTAGGTACCATTTCTACAATACCACCAACAAGGATCATAACCAAACTCAAAATCAACATTTGGGTAGGCTTTCTTTCAATCCAACGGTGCCAGTACTCTCCAGAGTGAGTAGTAACTGTTTTTGGTAGAGCAGGAGCTTCAGCATCTTCATTTGGAACAAAGGTTCCCATGGCAGCTGTTTTGATCAAGTTGTAAACCATGATCAAGGCACCTACGATGTACAATCCACCACCTACAGCACGCATCATGTAGAATGGACGCAACTGAGTTACAGTTTCCAGGAAGTCTTTGTTGGTCAAGCTTCCGTCCGGGTTAAAGTCTTGCCACATAAATCCTTGGGTAAATCCAGCCCAATAAAGAGGAACGGCGTAAAGAAGAATACCCAAAGTAGCAATCCAGAAGTGGGCGTTTGCCAAAGCGTCAGAGTACAATCTGGTTTTCCACATCTTAGGTACTAGGTAGTAAAGCATACCGAAGGTCAACATTCCGTTCCAGCCCAAACCACCTACGTGTACGTGAGCGATGGTCCAGTCAGTAAAGTGAGAAAGAACGTTTACACTTTTAAGAGACATCATTGGACCTTCGAAGGTGGACATACCGTAAGCGGTAACTGCTACCACCATAAATTTCAATACTGCACTGTCTCGAACTTTGTCCCAAGCACCACGCAGGGTGAGAAGTCCGTTAAGCATACCTCCCCAAGATGGAGCGATCAACATAATAGAGAACACTACACCAAGACTCTGTGCCCATCCAGGAAGAGCGGTGTACAAAAGGTGGTGAGGTCCAGCCCAGATGTAGATGAAGATCAAGGCCCAGAAGTGGATAATCGATAGACGATAAGAGTATACGGGACGATTGGCCGCTTTAGGAATAAAGTAGTACATCAATCCCAGGTAAGGAGTGGTGAGGAAGAAGGCCACCGCGTTGTGTCCGTACCACCACTGAACCAAGGCATCCTGTACCCCGGCGTACCAAGAGTAACTTTTTAGGAAGGAAACGGGAAGTTCAAAAGAGTTCACAATGTGCAGAACCGCTACCGTAACGAAAGTGGCGATGAAAAACCAGATGGCTACATACAGGTGACGAACCCGACGAACCAAAATGGTCATAAACATGTTCAGTCCAAAAACTACCCATAATAAGGTGATGGCAATATCAATCGGCCATTCAAGTTCCGCATATTCCTTACCTGTGGTATATCCAAATGGTAGGGTGAGAACGGCACTTAAAATGATGATTTGCCAACCCAGAAATTGAGGTTACTCAGGGCATCACTCCACATTCTGGTTTTAAGCAAACGCTGGAGCGAGTAATAAACCCCTGCAAAAATTCCGTTACCAACAAAGGCGAAAATAACGGCATTGGTGTGCAATGGTCTGATTCGACCGAAGGAGAGCCATGAAGTGAGGTTCAGATCTGGCCAAACCAACTGACAGGCCGCCAGCAATCCAACAATCATTCCGATTACTCCCCAAACGACAGTCGCAACGAGGAATTTTTTGACGATACTGTTGTCGTAGGAAAATTTCTGAAGTTCCATATTAGTGAGATGTTTTGGAATCGGACTCTTTTTCTCCGGTTCCATTTGAGATTACGTGATTATTCTTAGGGTAAATATTATCTGAAGAAGGGTTCTGCTGATCGTCAAAGAGTATTCGTACAGCTGGGCTGTAATCGTCCTCGTATTGACCACTTTTGACGGCCCAAAGAAAGGCGATCAAAAAGCCGCCTGCTACTAGGAGGCTGACTAAAATTAAAAGAAAGATGACACTCATTGGTCTTCTATTTGCGTTCCCAATTTACAACAAAGAGAAAGTATAAACAACTGTTAAAAAAGGTATGCAGTCATACAAAATTCTGATGTTTGTCAGTTTTTTAAAATCGGCTCGAAAGCCCTGATTTTTCAGTATCCTTTGGCGTGTAAGGGTTTGCGGAATTGACACGATTTCTATTCATAGCTTTTAAAATATTTAGGTGATTTTTGGGGCGTAATAATTACTTCCGATTGTGGCAAAAACCACAATGGATACAGAACTAATCGGCATAAGTAGGGCAGCGATCACCGGAGAGAGGGTTCCGCTTACTGCAAACGACAATCCAACGATGTTATACAAGAAGGATATGACGAAACCAATTTTTATCAATACAAGGTTTTTTCGAGCGAATTCCAGAATTCTTGGAAGCCGGTTAAAATTACCCGCAGCAAATAGGGCATCACATGCCGGGGAGAACTGATGAACCTGGTCTGAAATGGCCACCCCAACATCACTTTGCTTGAGCGCTCCGGCATCGTTGAGTCCATCACCAATCATCATAACTTCTTTCTGATCTTTTTGTAAAGTCTGAATGAATTCCAGCTTGTTCATGGGTGATTGATCAAAATACATGGCTTCCCAGCCAAATTTTTGCCTCAATTCCTCTTTTTGATGGTCCTTATCGCCAGAAAGTAAATAGAGCTCGAAATGGGCCTTTAAAATGCTTAAAAGATCTTTGAGTCCTTTTCGGTATTGTTGCTTGAGCTGAAAACACCCTTTTACCTCACCATTGATCTCCAAATGAACCTCGGAGGTCAGGGTTGCTTCAGGTTGAGAAACTCCAATAAATTCAGCTGAACCCATTCGAATGTGATCAGTCCCAATACGACCATCAATTCCGCGGCCCGGGATTTCCTCAAATTTGACCGTAGCCAGTTCCTGCGCACCATTTAGGTGTTTGTGAATGGCAGTACTCAACGGGTGAATCGATTGACTCACCAGGGTGTAAATGGCATTTTGTTCGGTATCATTAAGTGGCTGACCCTGGTATTTGACTTGCATTTGGTTGTTGAGGGTAATGGTTCCGGTTTTATCGAAAACGATGTCGGTAATGCGAGCCATTTTCTCAATGACTGCCGCATTTTTCAAATAGAGTCCACGAGACCCTAAGAGACGCATGGAGTTTCCGAGGGTAAAGGGCACACACAAAGCCAAGGCACAAGGGCATGCTACGATAAGTACAGCTGTTATGGCATTCCACATTACGCTGGGATCATTCAGGTACCAATAAATACCGGTCACCGCAGTTATTCCCAATACAACAACCGTAAAATAGCGGCTCACTTGATCCGAAATTTGCTTGAGGTCTTTTGCTCCGCTCTGACCTTTAAAGGCGTCCTGATTCCACAGCTGAGTCAAATAGCTGTTGTCTACTTCCCGGGTAAGTTCCACTTGAATCTTACCACTGGTTTGACGACCACCGGCATAAAGCAATTCACCTTCATTCTTTTCAATCAAATCGGATTCTCCGGTTACGAAGCTGTAATCGATCCAAGCCTCTCCTTGAAGCAGCACTCCGTCAGCGGGAATAAGCTCCTGATTGCGCAACTCAATCCGGTCGCCAGGTTTAAGCTCTTCGATCTTGGTCGGAATTCGTTCTTCGCCCTTAACCTTGTGCACGGCAATGGGGAAGTAGGATTTAAAGTCTCTATCAAAGGACAGGGATTGATAGGTTTTTTGCTGGTACCATTTTCCGATGAGGAGAAAGAAGACCAGCCCGGCAAGAGAGTCGAAGTAACCGCTGCCTGTTGCCGTAAAAATTTCGTAGCTGCTTCTTAGAAACAGAGTGATCATTCCCAGAGCAATGGGAACATCCATATTGATGAAGCGTTGACGAATGCCCTTCCAGGCGCTAATCAAATAACCCTTGCCTGAGTAGAGCAGGACGGGAAAGGATAGTACCCATTGAATGCGGCCAAAAAATGATCGGAAGCTTTCAAAACTGGTATCTATTCCCAGGTATTCTGGAAAAGCCAGCAACATGATGTTACCAAAACAGAAGCCAGCGATACCAATTTGGTAAATAATGGTTTTGTCAGAAGAAGAACGTGATTCGGATTTACCTTTTTCGGTTCGTCCGCTGTTTCTTAAATCAGGTTCATAACCAATGGAAGCAAGAAGTTCCATGACCTGACGAAGAGAAATTTCCTGGTTTTTGAAAATGACATCGAGTCGGCGCCTTGGGAAATTTACTGACGCTGACTGGATTCCTGGCTGCAATCGATTTAGATTTTCCAATAGCCAAATACAGGAGCTACAGTGAATTTGCGGTACCATAAAGGATACACGGGTCACCTGATGGTCTTCGTATTGGATAAAGCGAGAAGCCATGGACGGATCATCCAGAAAGGCAAATTGATCTTGATTTACCGTACCCTTCAATTTCAGCCCAGGAGCATTCTCCATGAGGTAGTAATCCTCCAATTGATTCTCATGAAGAATTTGGTAAACCGTTTGACAACCTTGACAACAGAAGTACTTGTCTTCTAATTGAAGGCTTTTGTCAGGACATTCATCACCGCAATGCGCACAATTCATCGTCTGTTGTTTTTCTCCAACAGCAAGTAATCAACGGGGTAGTTTTTAGGGCGTATCCGATTATAAACTACAGAATTACGTGCGTAAAGAGTGTTCCCGGTGAAGAAGTAAATGATGTGTTCCCAGTACATAGTTTCCTTCTTGTCATACAAAAGAACAACGGAAAACTTTCATGGCGTGTGTCCTAGGTCACACAAGAATATGAGGTATGTCAGCTTTTTGGGGAAGATGGTTTGAAACGCTCGAAAAACCAGGTGTTCCAAAAGAGTAGAATGAAGCAATAAAAGAAATCTTCGAGGGGAATTGTACCCCAATTTGCACCTTGAGTTTCCAGGCGGTTGTACCACACAATTTCTTCTTCGATCCAGGAACCTGTAAGCAGGCTATTCACCAGAATAAAGGGAATAAGGCTAACGGCGAATGATACATAAAATTGACCAGTCCATGAGGCGTTTTGAATACCTATCCAAACCAGGGTCAAAACGGTTAACCCCGTCGCGAATAGGGTATAAACATCATCGTAGTGAATGAGGGTTAAAGGCAATATGAGGAGAGCCCAAGCAAAAGAAAGGGCCCTGTATATCAAACTTTTTCTGGAGGTGCCAAAATAGGCGTTTAGACATTCGTAAATGAATAGGCAGGCAAAAGGCGCGGTAAAAAAGAATAGAATCTCTTCCAGGGGTAAACCTGCCAGACCGATGCCGATTAAATACCGCTCATTGAACCCCCAGATACCGTAATGGGTAAAAAGGATGTCCCATATGATAAAGGGAATGGCTACCCAAAGGAGGGCTTTTAAAATGGTGGGAAAGTACTGCCGAAAATGTACCTTTTTATCAAAGCTCAAGGCCAATGGCATTCCAATGGTAAACACGTTGACGAGCAAATAGAGATAAGATTCCATTAGGCCTTGCGATAAGCTTCACGAAAGTAACGAATGGGAACAACCAAGAGACCATAGCATTCTCCTGGATTTTGACCACGGTGGCGATGGTGAACCTGGTGTGCTTTTCGAATGGCTCTCAGGTAGGGATTTTTAACGGATTTAAAAATTACCAAGCGGCGATGAATCAGTAAATCGTGGAGCAAAAAATAGGTGACTCCATAAGCCGTTATTCCCGCACCGGCGGACACGGCAATCGGAAAATGGTAAACCGACCCACCTACCATTAACAGGGCTCCGGGAATTGCAAAAAGAAGAAAGAAGCGGTCGTTTCGTTGCCAAAATCCAGGTGTGGGTTGATGGTGATCCTGATGCCATGACCATAAGGGACCATGCATAATGAATTTATGGGTGGACCAGGCAACGGCCTCCATGGCGATAAATGACAGAATAAAACTGAGAATAATTAGGCCCACTGGTGCATCAGACATAAACTTCCGAAAAACAACAATTGAACAAGGTATAAGGTTCCCGCCCGAGGAAAGTTTTCTTCCGGAGAACTTCGATAAAGCAACCAGGCAAAAACGCCTCCAATAATTCCCCAGGCAATGAAATTTTGAAGCGGAATGATTCCATCTTTCCAATGCCAGAAACCCAAAACGGGAGCTAAGGGTTCCATGAAGAAATCGAGGAATAATAGAAATACCGGGGCTATCATCCAAGGGTGTGAAAATCTTGGGAAAATGATTTTGCTAATGGCCAATCCGCCACCTACTACGATCCACCAGTTCAAACCAATAATGGGA is a window encoding:
- a CDS encoding sulfite exporter TauE/SafE family protein, with translation MIYLGGAIAIGLLSNLHCLGMCGPIALALPLNRSNFFTRTLGVLAYNSGRILTYAALGAVLGLFGEGLHFFGLQQTFSIVLGALIILFALLPGLLQKEQIVGGGIYRWTQNLKTEFGKHFRKSSYSSLFMIGLLNGLLPCGMVYIALAGALAASSWQQGALFMALFGAGTLPVMFSLPLVVSKLTSPLRARIRKFLPIIAIGMGLLLILRGSNLGIPYLSPKSQPNAQTEAPECH
- a CDS encoding FixH family protein yields the protein MKLNWGTGITIAIVAFMCFILYLVISISSVSTDLYAEDYYQQEIEYQNRIDQKKNSNPYQDQWKVKATAQEVSLEMPAAITSGDIQGKVQFYRADDASMDRLFDLKLNNQRQTFDRTAFSSGRYTVKVEWTHQEVPYFLEKDIYIP
- the ccoG gene encoding cytochrome c oxidase accessory protein CcoG is translated as MEEQKSFRDSIATVDEQGKRIWIFPKKPFGKYYDKRKLLSYLLLLLLFSGPFLRIGGEPVLMFNVLERKFIIFGQIFWPQDLHLFALAMIAMVIFIALFTVVFGRLFCGWICPQTIFMEMVFRRIEYWIEGDWKQQKKLKKAPWNAEKIRKKTIKHVIFWTISFLIANTFLAYIIGNVELFHIVTDNPMEHITGLISIVIFTTVFYLVFSKMREQVCTVVCPYGRLQGVLLDSKSLVVAYDYARGENRARFRKNEDRQELGKGDCIDCKQCVHVCPTGIDIRNGTQLECINCTACMDACDHMMESVGLEKGLIRYASEDGIKDKAPWKLTLRMKAYIAVLFALLGLLGFLIVGRSDFETTILRTRGSLYNKVEKGVYSNVYDVTLVNKTNDDMPIEIKIIDGIGELQPVGDPLFLHAQAEVKGKFIIIARQSDFTGSKTPITLGIYGNGELIEEVETTFLGPSL
- a CDS encoding c-type cytochrome, which encodes MAALLLFLIVLTGSAIKGLLRSDAFKKKLERSNRQSNSNLNALLLLIGLSLPTFGLAMSPAAEATAEATGFVPTNEMILAAFIINLILLYFLYYLRNMLNSLINVDKTEEELAKESKEASERWSKVLTDRVSMEEEGSILMDHDYDGIQELDNNLPPWWKYGFYLSIVFAVIYLFNYHVVGWGDLQHVEYTKDSLKAEIEKAAYLESQAMSVDENTVTYLSDAGALASGESLFQQYCKTCHLDKGQGNIGPNLTDDYWIHGGTINDVFATIKYGAQNGMKSWQDELNPIQMQQVASYVMSLEYVAPPEGKDPQGDLVAPVEEAPAAPVDSTQAEETPVAAADSTATAQVEE
- a CDS encoding CcoQ/FixQ family Cbb3-type cytochrome c oxidase assembly chaperone, with the translated sequence MLKFIKHHMTGIEGIEIFPLISMSIFVLFFTGLLVWVMVANKEKIKEISDYPLND
- the ccoS gene encoding cbb3-type cytochrome oxidase assembly protein CcoS → MSVIFLLILVSLLVAGGFLIAFLWAVKSGQYEDDYSPAVRILFDDQQNPSSDNIYPKNNHVISNGTGEKESDSKTSH
- a CDS encoding heavy metal translocating P-type ATPase metal-binding domain-containing protein — its product is MNCAHCGDECPDKSLQLEDKYFCCQGCQTVYQILHENQLEDYYLMENAPGLKLKGTVNQDQFAFLDDPSMASRFIQYEDHQVTRVSFMVPQIHCSSCIWLLENLNRLQPGIQSASVNFPRRRLDVIFKNQEISLRQVMELLASIGYEPDLRNSGRTEKGKSESRSSSDKTIIYQIGIAGFCFGNIMLLAFPEYLGIDTSFESFRSFFGRIQWVLSFPVLLYSGKGYLISAWKGIRQRFINMDVPIALGMITLFLRSSYEIFTATGSGYFDSLAGLVFFLLIGKWYQQKTYQSLSFDRDFKSYFPIAVHKVKGEERIPTKIEELKPGDRIELRNQELIPADGVLLQGEAWIDYSFVTGESDLIEKNEGELLYAGGRQTSGKIQVELTREVDNSYLTQLWNQDAFKGQSGAKDLKQISDQVSRYFTVVVLGITAVTGIYWYLNDPSVMWNAITAVLIVACPCALALCVPFTLGNSMRLLGSRGLYLKNAAVIEKMARITDIVFDKTGTITLNNQMQVKYQGQPLNDTEQNAIYTLVSQSIHPLSTAIHKHLNGAQELATVKFEEIPGRGIDGRIGTDHIRMGSAEFIGVSQPEATLTSEVHLEINGEVKGCFQLKQQYRKGLKDLLSILKAHFELYLLSGDKDHQKEELRQKFGWEAMYFDQSPMNKLEFIQTLQKDQKEVMMIGDGLNDAGALKQSDVGVAISDQVHQFSPACDALFAAGNFNRLPRILEFARKNLVLIKIGFVISFLYNIVGLSFAVSGTLSPVIAALLMPISSVSIVVFATIGSNYYAPKIT
- a CDS encoding lycopene cyclase domain-containing protein, whose protein sequence is MESYLYLLVNVFTIGMPLALSFDKKVHFRQYFPTILKALLWVAIPFIIWDILFTHYGIWGFNERYLIGIGLAGLPLEEILFFFTAPFACLFIYECLNAYFGTSRKSLIYRALSFAWALLILPLTLIHYDDVYTLFATGLTVLTLVWIGIQNASWTGQFYVSFAVSLIPFILVNSLLTGSWIEEEIVWYNRLETQGANWGTIPLEDFFYCFILLFWNTWFFERFKPSSPKS
- a CDS encoding sterol desaturase family protein, with product MSDAPVGLIILSFILSFIAMEAVAWSTHKFIMHGPLWSWHQDHHQPTPGFWQRNDRFFLLFAIPGALLMVGGSVYHFPIAVSAGAGITAYGVTYFLLHDLLIHRRLVIFKSVKNPYLRAIRKAHQVHHRHRGQNPGECYGLLVVPIRYFREAYRKA
- a CDS encoding carotenoid biosynthesis protein — translated: MLDLKKYISIGFLKTFILLLLYGIGLGIKITMPEKNLWDQTWIILIISFALVYPFGASLRFHLTSLLIIILGFSVEWLGVHTGKIFGSYGYGENLGFKLLEVPPIIGLNWWIVVGGGLAISKIIFPRFSHPWMIAPVFLLFLDFFMEPLAPVLGFWHWKDGIIPLQNFIAWGIIGGVFAWLLYRSSPEENFPRAGTLYLVQLLFFGSLCLMHQWA